One Etheostoma spectabile isolate EspeVRDwgs_2016 unplaced genomic scaffold, UIUC_Espe_1.0 scaffold00002605, whole genome shotgun sequence genomic window, GAACTGTTTCTGTCAAAAacagtgcttttgttttgatcaCTGGGTTTAGCACAGTTCAATTTAGTTTCTATTATAGCATTTAGTTTCTTTTATACTGTACCTCTAACTACTGCGCTCTCTGGAAGAAGTAGACCGACAGAGAACTCACTCTAGATCTGGTAGTGGCTGGTCAAAATCATGGAACTCCTCAGGAAGCGTGATAGCGTTGTAGGCTGCTTCTCTGTTCTCCTCTGGAAGATCCACCACACCTGAAACACCACAAACAGGAAGAGAGTAACAGCATGTGGATAAATCAGACTGAGTTTGATAATATTTCTATGTACAGAAGCAGTTTTAAGAACCATCCTACAATTGGTGCTCAAGTACAGAAAAACCAAGAACAGTTGGACAGATTGGTGATTATAATATAATGAAATAACTGAATACattgtgtatatgttttttcATATATAGACATAAGGTGAAGGAATCAGTTTATTTGTACAGTATAAGTATTGCATGTAGGTGTGCATACATTgggtttctttgtttctttaagaGTCAACACGCATCAAAAGAACTTGCTGCATGCTCTCATTTTAGAGGTAAATATGTATGAACTCTGTATACTGTCATAATTATACTGTagaatatatttaataattttgGCATGTGTACATGCAATTGTGTAGATACAGCTATTCAATGAAAGTTACTACtagggacttttattttgattttggcGGGCCCCTTTAGCATTTTCCTGAGCACTACCACCTTGTGTCGTAAATACAGCATCTGCCAGACTCCAGCGATGGCAAAGCTCTGCTCCTGGCCAGAAAATAGCAAATAGTAACTCTGATGGACTTGTTTGCTTATCTAGGTCATATGTAGGCATCAGTGTTCAATTGAGACTGTTTCACAACTAGTTAAAAACTCTTAGAGTTTGCAccccatgtacaaaggctcagtccttgttgCAGCGGCTGCAGGTTCAACTCTGCtcgtccccctctctctcccttcacaTCTTTGGCTTCAGCAGAGGCTCAGAACTcgccgcagcagcagcaggttcaATTCCGAGctgtggctctttgctgcatgtcattccccctctctctcccctttcatttctaaGCTGTCCTctcaaaaatgccaaaaataagCTTTCAAAAAACTAGTATAACTTTAACAAATATTACCTTTCTCAACGGACATGAGAAAGGCTTCAATCTCTGACTGACACTTTATGTCATTTGGACCACTGGAGGAAAGCATAGAATCAGTCACTGCTGATAGTTTTTATTTGACTCATAAGTTACATTTTGCCCCCAACCTGGTCTAAACGCCATCTTGATTTTGATGAAGGCCTCGTTACAGTCTGCCAGCAGGTACTTGGCCTTCCTGTGGTAGATCCTTACCACCCCCAGCAGCAGATGCCCTGATGTCCGTAAAGCCATTTTAACCtata contains:
- the LOC116676016 gene encoding double-strand-break repair protein rad21 homolog, with amino-acid sequence MFYAHFVLSKRGPLAKIWLAAHWDKKLTKAHVFECNLESSVESIISPKVKMALRTSGHLLLGVVRIYHRKAKYLLADCNEAFIKIKMAFRPGVVDLPEENREAAYNAITLPEEFHDFDQPLPDLDDIDVAQQFNLKPERGGGDHHARG